One Pirellulales bacterium genomic window, TTCGCCACTCGCGCTCGAACTCGCGAATAATCGGCCGACGCCCGAACTTCGTTGGCCACCACCGAAAGCGAATATCACCTATCGGCTTTTTGTCAGCGTTTATGCACAGCCAGCGGCTGGTTCCGCGCGAAACGGCGTTTGGACCGACGCTTGCTGCTCATTGACGCTGCCTCGAAGGCGAGCCATGTTAGGAAAAATCGCCTGCATTCGTACACCCCTTTATTTTGGAAGGTTCGACGATGGCAATCCCTCAAAGGTGGGCATTTCGTCTGCCAGGTCTATTGAGCGCCCTGGTTGTGTCCGGTTTGCTGGCGGTGCATGCATTCGCCGCCGACGCCCCGGCGTCGGGCCGGACAGCCCTCGACGAATATGTCGCGAAACCTGATGACAGCTACGCCTGGAAGGTTGCTAGCACGATTCCAGGCGATGGCTGCACGACCTACGTCATTGACCTTAAGTCCCAATCCTGGCGATCCGCCGAGGAAGTTGATCGCACTCTGTGGGAGCATTGGCTGACGATCGTCAAACCCGATCGGGTGACGAGCAAAACCGGAATGCTGTTCATCGGAGGCGGTGGCAAAAAGACCGATCCCCCGGCGAAGTCGAGCGATCTCGTGAAGCAATCGGCGCTCGGCACTGGCTCGGTCGTGGCGGAATTGAGCATGGTTCCCAACCAGCCCCTCGAGTTTCACCAGGACGGCAAGCATCGCGTCGAAGATGACCTGATCGCTTACACATGGATGAAACTGATGATGACGGGCGATCTGACCTGGACCGCGCGGATGCCGATGGTGAAAAGCGCAGTGCGAGCCATGGATGCTATCCAGGCCTTCATGGCGACGGAAGAAGCGGGCAAGCTGCCCATCGAAGGCTTCGTCGTGGCCGGCGGATCGAAGCGCGGCTGGACCACGTGGCTCACCGGCGTCGTCGACAAGCGTGTGGTGGCCATCGTGCCGATCGTGATCGACGTCTTGAACGTGCGGCACTCGATGGATCATCACCACCATGCCTACGGATTCTGGGCTCCCTCGGTCGGCGACTACGTGCGACACAAGATCTTCGAAATGAAAGATAGCGCGGCGTATACGGCGCTTTTGAAAATCGAGGATCCCTATTCCTATATCGATCGACTGACGATGCCCAAGTTCATCGTCAATGCCGCCGGTGATGAGTTCTTTCTGCCTGACTCTTCGCAGTTCTATTTCGCCGAGTTGAAGGGAGAGAAGTATTTGCGTTACGTGCCGAATGCGAACCATTCGCTGAGCGGTAGCGACGCCCTGGAAAGCGTGATGGCATTTTACAACGCGATCCTGACCGATAAGCCTCGCCCCCATTTCACTTGGAAATTCGAGGATGACGCGATCCACGTGACCACGCGCGAGAAGCCGATCAAGGTCAACGTCTGGCAGGCGACGAATCCTAAGGCGCGCGATTTCCGACTGGAAACGCTCGGCCCGAAATACACCAGCCACGAGTTGATGCCCAGCGCCGAAGGAGAGTACGTGGCCAAAGTGGCGCGGCCGGCCGAGGGCTGGACCGCATACTTCGTCGAACTCGTGTTCGACAGCGGTTTCAAGTTCCCCTTCAAGTTCACGACGGCAGTACGCGTTACGCCGGACGACTTGCCGTTTCGCGACCTTCCCACAAACCAGGGTCAGTAGGCGTTGGCGGCAGTATGCATACCGCGGGAACTAAGACAGGTACTTCTTGCGAACTTTGGCGAGCATGGGAAATGCAGGACGCGGAAGATCCTCCGCGTCGAGCAATCCCCCGTCGGAGAATTCATGCGGATGCGAATCGCATAGTTGGTTGTAAATCACGCCGCGCACCGCGGGCTTTGTTAATAGCAGCGGTACGATATGCCGCAGCCATTGGCGCTGCGCTTGAGGCGTCCAACCGTCTGGCAGCGGGCCGCCCGTGGGTCGCGCACGCCCGAAAGCCTGGCTATCGGTAGCCTGGCCCGATGGCGTCGTAATGAAGAACCATAAAGGGGTTCCGAGCAGGGCCCAACGATCGACCAGCCGATTGCACTCCAAGGCATCCCGCAGGTAGCTTCCTCCCGGCGCGTATCCGACGTTCAATTCTAAGCCAATGCCGGACAGGTCGAGACCGGAGCGTACGAGAATGTCGGCAAAATG contains:
- a CDS encoding PhoPQ-activated pathogenicity-related family protein; its protein translation is MAIPQRWAFRLPGLLSALVVSGLLAVHAFAADAPASGRTALDEYVAKPDDSYAWKVASTIPGDGCTTYVIDLKSQSWRSAEEVDRTLWEHWLTIVKPDRVTSKTGMLFIGGGGKKTDPPAKSSDLVKQSALGTGSVVAELSMVPNQPLEFHQDGKHRVEDDLIAYTWMKLMMTGDLTWTARMPMVKSAVRAMDAIQAFMATEEAGKLPIEGFVVAGGSKRGWTTWLTGVVDKRVVAIVPIVIDVLNVRHSMDHHHHAYGFWAPSVGDYVRHKIFEMKDSAAYTALLKIEDPYSYIDRLTMPKFIVNAAGDEFFLPDSSQFYFAELKGEKYLRYVPNANHSLSGSDALESVMAFYNAILTDKPRPHFTWKFEDDAIHVTTREKPIKVNVWQATNPKARDFRLETLGPKYTSHELMPSAEGEYVAKVARPAEGWTAYFVELVFDSGFKFPFKFTTAVRVTPDDLPFRDLPTNQGQ